From Cucumis melo cultivar AY chromosome 1, USDA_Cmelo_AY_1.0, whole genome shotgun sequence, a single genomic window includes:
- the LOC103499901 gene encoding chaperone protein dnaJ GFA2, mitochondrial, translating to MVRSDGLKLIRLLARRSFTHHLPRESSTSVNDAVFRGSHRQFHYGVCNKSACFGNCASKNVNKKNWFQLGVLGANYGEAKFIHGTAHMSAKNYYDTLGVNKNATASEIKKAYYGLAKKLHPDTNKEDPDAEKKFQEVSKAYEVLKDEDKRRQYDEVGHEAFTQQDHGGFPGGDGGFDPFSGMFRGFDFSSMFRQNFGGEDIKVVLEISFMEAVQGCSKTVSFNAAVPCDTCGGSGVPPGTRPETCRRCKGSGMTYMQTGPFRMQTTCTQCGGSGKIMSNFCKSCNGERVVRKMKSVKLDIIPGIDDNETMKVFRSGGADPEGNQPGDLYVTVKVREDPVFKREGSDIHVDAVLSITQAILGGTVQVPTLTGDVVLKVRPGTQPGQKVVLKKKGIKTRNSYSFGDQYVHFNVSIPTTLTPRQRELIEEFSKEEQGEDDKRRAAGASG from the exons ATGGTTCGCTCCGATGGCCTCAAGCTCATCCGTTTGCTGGCTCGTCGTTCCTTCACACACCACCTCCCTCGCGAATCATCGACCTCT gtaAACGATGCTGTTTTTCGAGGGAGTCATAGGCAATTCCATTATGGGGTTTGTAATAAATCTGCTTGTTTTGGAAATTGCGCTTCGAAGAATG TTAATAAAAAGAACTGGTTTCAGTTAGGAGTTCTTGGTGCTAACTATGGAGAAGCAAAATTCATTCATGGCACTG CACACATGTCTGCTAAAAATTATTACGATACCCTTGGAGTGAACAAGAATGCAACTGCATCAGAAATAAAGAAAGCATACTACGGG CTGGCAAAGAAGCTTCATCCAGATACAAACAAGGAAGACCCTGATGCAGAAAAGAAGTTTCAAGAAGTCAGTAAGGCTTATGAG GTTTTAAAAGATGAGGATAAGCGCAGACAATATGATGAG GTGGGGCATGAAGCATTTACACAACAAGACCATGGTGGCTTCCCTGGTGGTGATGGCGGTTTTGACCCGTTTAGTGGAATGTTTAGGGGATTTGAT TTCTCTAGTATGTTCCGGCAGAACTTTGGTGGAGAAGATATCAAG GTTGTTTTGGAGATCTCCTTTATGGAAGCTGTCCAGGGATGCTCAAAAACTGTATCATTTAATGCAGCTGTGCCATGCGACACTTGTG GTGGAAGTGGTGTTCCACCCGGAACAAGACCTGAGACATGTAGACGGTGTAAGGGCTCAGGCATG ACATACATGCAAACTGGTCCATTTAGAATGCAAACTACATGTACGCAATGTGGTGGAAGTGGGAAAATTATGTCG AACTTCTGCAAGTCTTGTAATGGGGAACGAGTTGTGAGAAAAATGAAATCCGTTAAGTTGGACATAATACCAG GGatagatgataatgaaactaTGAAGGTCTTTAGGAGTGGAGGTGCAGATCCTGAGGGAAACCAACCTGGTGATCTATATGTTACTGTTAAG GTTCGTGAAGACCCAGTTTTCAAAAGAGAAGGTTCTGACATTCACGTGGATGCTGTTTTAAGCATCACTCAG GCTATATTGGGAGGCACTGTCCAGGTTCCTACTCTAACGGGAGATGTTGTCCTTAAG GTCCGTCCTGGTACTCAACCTGGGCAAAAGGTTGTTCTGAAGAAGAAAG GGATAAAAACACGCAACTCTTACTCATTCGGCGACCAATATGTGCACTTCAATGTCAGCATACCAAC GACCCTTACTCCAAGGCAGCGTGAACTAATCGAGGAATTCTCCAAGGAAGAGCAAGGAGAAGATGATAAACGCAGGGCCGCTGGAGCATCTGGGTAA
- the LOC103499900 gene encoding 60S ribosomal protein L6-1, with protein sequence MAPKTPRVTRNPDLIRGVGKYSRSKMYHKRGLWAIKAKNGGVFPRHDAKPKAAVPAEKPPKFYPADDVKKPLVNKRKAKLTKLRASITPGTVLIILAGRFKGKRVVFLKQLPSGLLLVTGPFKINGVPLRRVNQSYVIATSTKVDISGVNSEKFDDKYFSKEAQKKKKKSEGEFFEAEKEEKSALPAEKKDDQKAVDTPLIKSIEAVPELKAYLGARFSLKAGMKPHELVF encoded by the exons ATGGCGCCCAAAACACCGCGAGTTACCAGAAACCCGGATCTCATCCGAGGAGTCGGCAAGTACTCGAGGTCTAAGATGTATCACAAGCGTGGTCTTTGGGCCATCAAGGCCAAAAACGGCGGCGTGTTCCCTCGTCACGATGCCAAGCCCAAAGCTGCTGTCCCAGCTGAGAAGCCGCCGAAGTTTTACCCTGCCGATGATGTGAAGAAGCCCCTTGTTAACAAGCGCAAGGCCAAGCTCACGAAGCTCAG AGCTAGCATTACTCCTGGTACTGTGTTGATTATTCTTGCTGGGAGGTTCAAGGGGAAGAGAGTTGTGTTTTTGAAACAGCTGCCATCTGGGTTGCTCCTGGTTACTG GGCCTTTTAAGATTAATGGTGTTCCTCTGAGACGGGTGAATCAATCGTATGTGATTGCAACCTCCACCAAAGTTGACATCTCTGGAGTGAACTCCGAAAAGTTTGACGACAAGTACTTCTCCAAGGAAGcccagaagaagaagaagaagagtgaaGGGGAATTTTTCGAGGCAGAGAAAGAG GAGAAAAGTGCTCTCCCAGCTGAGAAGAAGGATGACCAGAAAGCCGTGGATACACCATTGATAAAGTCTATTGAGGCGGTTCCGGAGTTGAAGGCATACTTGGGAGCAAGATTTTCTCTCAAGGCTGGAATGAAACCTCATGAGCTTGTCTTTTAG